A section of the Geoalkalibacter ferrihydriticus DSM 17813 genome encodes:
- a CDS encoding lytic transglycosylase domain-containing protein yields MAVNPIANLREMLAAQATGADTDTAKKTRVFEQLLDSSLAQGQPLSGDQARHLAALVKLEMMAGLIAWDDNGKRDTASFFASLPPVPPANPAVARQKFSLMSENRPVATAAPRLTHSTESKPASTIEQLVDKAAQRYQVAPELIKAVIKAESSFNPRAQSPAGAQGLMQLMPATARELGVEDSFDPEQNIMGGTRYLRDLLKRYDGNLDQALAAYNWGMGNLARSDGRLPEETRNYQIRVKQYLTEFSGKRSA; encoded by the coding sequence ATGGCCGTCAACCCCATTGCCAACCTGCGTGAAATGCTTGCCGCCCAAGCGACCGGCGCCGACACCGATACCGCAAAAAAAACGCGCGTGTTTGAGCAGTTGCTCGACAGCTCCCTGGCCCAGGGCCAGCCCTTGAGCGGCGATCAGGCCCGCCATCTGGCGGCGCTGGTGAAGCTCGAAATGATGGCTGGCCTCATCGCCTGGGACGATAACGGAAAACGCGACACTGCGTCCTTTTTTGCATCGCTGCCGCCGGTTCCGCCGGCCAATCCCGCCGTCGCCCGTCAAAAGTTCAGCCTGATGTCGGAAAACCGACCCGTTGCAACGGCCGCGCCGCGCTTGACCCATAGCACGGAATCCAAACCCGCATCGACCATCGAGCAGTTGGTCGACAAAGCGGCGCAACGCTACCAGGTCGCTCCCGAACTGATCAAAGCCGTCATCAAAGCCGAAAGCAGCTTCAACCCGCGCGCCCAATCGCCCGCTGGTGCCCAGGGCTTGATGCAACTCATGCCCGCCACCGCTCGAGAACTCGGGGTCGAGGATTCTTTCGATCCGGAGCAGAACATCATGGGTGGCACACGTTATCTGCGCGACCTGCTCAAACGCTACGACGGCAACCTCGATCAGGCCCTGGCCGCCTACAACTGGGGCATGGGCAATCTGGCCCGCAGCGACGGCCGCTTACCCGAGGAAACGCGCAATTACCAGATCCGCGTCAAGCAGTACCTGACGGAATTCAGCGGCAAACGCAGCGCCTAA